A section of the Cryobacterium soli genome encodes:
- a CDS encoding ATP-binding protein — MSSPDLGAASPVPAGSGASGDATGIGALLTPVRDAVRALGRHRAGEQAVVLIDGPSGAGKSTLADALVAAWPGPVTPTLVRLDDIYPGWAGLEAAIEHIRTQVLVPRHAGAPARWRRFDWTTEAPAEWHSVPADRPLIVEGCGTLAGAHAAVSDVRVWLDADDGIRKQRALARDGGVFEAHWDQWQHDWAGYRDRETPERQATVRLLATPPRSRPRAAAADTPWNPAENASPQ, encoded by the coding sequence TTGTCCTCGCCTGACCTGGGAGCCGCGTCGCCGGTGCCGGCCGGCTCTGGCGCGTCCGGCGATGCAACGGGTATCGGCGCCCTGCTGACCCCGGTGCGTGATGCTGTGCGGGCCCTCGGTCGCCACCGGGCGGGCGAGCAGGCGGTGGTGCTCATCGACGGTCCGAGCGGGGCGGGCAAGAGCACCCTCGCCGATGCGCTCGTGGCCGCCTGGCCGGGACCGGTCACGCCCACCCTGGTGCGCCTCGACGACATCTACCCGGGCTGGGCCGGGCTGGAGGCGGCGATCGAACACATCCGCACTCAGGTGCTCGTTCCCCGGCACGCCGGGGCTCCGGCCCGGTGGCGCCGGTTCGACTGGACAACCGAGGCCCCGGCGGAGTGGCACTCCGTGCCCGCCGACCGACCGCTGATCGTCGAGGGATGCGGCACCCTGGCCGGGGCCCACGCGGCCGTGAGTGACGTGCGGGTGTGGCTGGATGCCGATGACGGCATCCGCAAGCAGCGCGCCCTGGCGAGGGACGGCGGGGTGTTCGAGGCGCACTGGGACCAGTGGCAACACGATTGGGCGGGCTACCGCGACCGGGAGACGCCCGAGCGGCAGGCCACGGTGCGGCTGCTGGCCACGCCGCCGCGCTCGCGCCCTCGGGCGGCGGCAGCGGACACGCCGTGGAACCCAGCCGAAAACGCGTCTCCGCAGTAG
- a CDS encoding energy-coupling factor transporter transmembrane component T family protein translates to MSMMTPEIRPSAIARVNPVAKLAVALLISCALMLSIDWVSAATALLLEAVLLAWCGLNARQFWLRTAPVWIAAPFGMLTTVLYGQDSGAVLWGAGLVTITEGSVALGLAIGLRVLAIGIPGIVLLATTDPTDLADGLAQVVRLPARFVLGALAGLRLVGMFIDDWHSLALARRARGVGDGGGLRGRARRFAGLAFALLVLSVRRGSKLATAMEARGFGSDEPRSWARESVFGRRDVVVVALGLAIAAAAISAAVLAETWRFVLA, encoded by the coding sequence ATGAGCATGATGACCCCCGAGATCCGGCCCAGCGCCATCGCCCGGGTGAACCCGGTCGCCAAACTCGCCGTGGCCCTCCTGATCAGCTGTGCGTTGATGCTCTCCATCGACTGGGTGTCGGCGGCGACGGCGCTGCTGCTGGAGGCCGTGCTGCTGGCCTGGTGCGGGCTGAACGCCCGGCAATTCTGGTTGCGCACCGCCCCGGTCTGGATCGCCGCTCCCTTCGGGATGCTCACCACGGTGCTCTACGGGCAGGATTCCGGTGCAGTGCTCTGGGGCGCCGGCCTCGTCACGATCACCGAGGGGTCGGTGGCGCTCGGACTCGCGATCGGTCTGCGGGTGCTGGCCATCGGCATCCCAGGCATCGTGCTGCTCGCCACGACAGACCCGACCGACCTCGCCGACGGGCTGGCGCAGGTAGTACGCCTGCCCGCCCGATTCGTGCTCGGCGCCCTGGCCGGCCTGCGGCTCGTGGGCATGTTCATCGACGACTGGCACTCGCTCGCCCTGGCCCGACGGGCCAGAGGGGTGGGCGACGGCGGCGGACTGCGCGGCCGGGCACGCCGGTTCGCCGGCTTGGCGTTCGCCCTGCTGGTGCTGTCGGTGCGCCGGGGCAGCAAACTCGCCACGGCCATGGAGGCCAGGGGCTTCGGCAGTGACGAACCGCGCAGCTGGGCCCGGGAGTCGGTCTTCGGCCGCCGTGACGTCGTGGTCGTGGCCCTGGGCCTCGCCATCGCCGCCGCGGCGATCTCGGCGGCCGTGCTGGCGGAAACGTGGCGATTTGTCCTCGCCTGA
- a CDS encoding ABC transporter ATP-binding protein — translation MPAPTPRDERMTGARVTASGWGWRHAGRSRPAVSGLDLDIRPGERVLVLGPSGAGKSTLMHALAGVLGDDEDGDETGELLIDGIRPRQARGRVGLVLQDPDSQVVLARVGDDVAFGCENLGVPRTEIWPRVTQALDEVGLDLPLRHPTSALSGGQKQRLALAGVLAMRPGLVLLDEPTANLDPDGVVEVRDAVHRSVQASGATLIVIEHRVAVWQDIVDRIIVLDPAGGILADGPASSVLTAEGARLAAAGVWIPRFPPARPRRRPLPERTGEVLLSTAGLVVGRVPFARRQPVVVAEGIDLDVMAGTATAITGPNGAGKSTLALTLAGLLARAGGQLTATAALTAVAAGGPVRAAGRGPLRGSLPGADPHSWRSRDLLERIGTVFQDPEHQFLAGSVRDELAIGPRALGLGDAAVADRVDGLLGRLRLEHLADANPFTLSGGEKRRLSVATVLATRPRLLILDEPTFGQDSRTWSELVRLLAELLDTGTAVVAVTHDDHFVDALADARFVMAPAAGPASAGAISTGTIVPASVATPTTAAETGAP, via the coding sequence ATGCCTGCTCCGACGCCGCGGGACGAGCGCATGACGGGCGCGAGGGTCACGGCCTCCGGCTGGGGCTGGCGGCACGCCGGACGCAGCCGCCCCGCGGTCTCCGGACTCGATCTTGACATCCGCCCCGGCGAGCGAGTGCTCGTGCTCGGACCCAGCGGCGCCGGGAAGAGCACTCTGATGCATGCCCTGGCCGGCGTGCTCGGTGACGACGAAGACGGCGACGAGACCGGCGAGCTGCTCATCGACGGCATCCGGCCGCGTCAGGCGCGCGGCCGGGTCGGTCTCGTGCTGCAGGACCCCGACTCGCAGGTGGTCCTGGCCCGCGTCGGCGACGATGTCGCGTTCGGCTGCGAGAACCTGGGTGTGCCCAGGACCGAGATCTGGCCGCGGGTCACGCAGGCCCTCGACGAGGTCGGGCTGGACCTGCCGCTGCGGCATCCGACCAGCGCGCTCAGCGGCGGCCAGAAACAGCGGCTGGCCCTGGCCGGGGTGCTCGCCATGCGACCGGGCCTGGTGCTGCTCGACGAACCGACCGCGAACCTCGACCCCGACGGCGTCGTGGAGGTGCGCGATGCCGTGCACCGTTCGGTGCAGGCCTCGGGCGCGACCCTCATCGTGATCGAGCACCGGGTGGCGGTCTGGCAGGACATCGTCGACCGCATCATCGTGCTCGACCCGGCCGGCGGCATCTTGGCCGATGGGCCCGCCTCCTCGGTGCTCACGGCGGAGGGCGCCCGGCTGGCGGCCGCGGGAGTGTGGATCCCGCGTTTCCCGCCCGCTCGTCCCCGGCGGCGCCCGCTGCCCGAGCGCACCGGCGAGGTGCTCCTCAGCACCGCCGGTCTCGTCGTTGGTCGGGTGCCCTTTGCCCGCCGGCAGCCCGTGGTGGTGGCCGAAGGGATCGACCTCGACGTGATGGCGGGCACCGCGACGGCGATCACCGGGCCCAACGGTGCTGGAAAGTCCACGCTCGCGTTGACCCTGGCCGGGCTCCTGGCACGGGCCGGGGGACAGCTGACCGCCACGGCCGCCTTGACGGCAGTCGCCGCAGGCGGCCCAGTGCGCGCAGCCGGCCGTGGACCCCTGCGCGGAAGCCTCCCGGGTGCCGACCCGCACTCGTGGCGCTCCCGTGACCTCCTCGAACGCATCGGCACGGTGTTCCAGGATCCTGAGCACCAGTTCCTGGCCGGATCCGTGCGGGACGAACTCGCCATCGGCCCGCGCGCCCTCGGCCTCGGCGACGCCGCCGTGGCCGACCGCGTCGACGGCCTCCTCGGCCGGTTGCGCCTTGAGCACCTCGCCGATGCCAACCCCTTCACCCTGTCCGGCGGCGAAAAGCGCCGGCTGTCGGTGGCGACAGTGCTGGCCACACGGCCCCGGCTCCTGATCCTGGACGAACCCACCTTCGGGCAGGACTCCCGCACCTGGTCGGAACTGGTGCGGCTGCTTGCCGAACTCCTTGACACGGGCACGGCCGTGGTCGCCGTCACCCACGACGACCACTTCGTCGACGCCCTCGCGGATGCCCGCTTCGTGATGGCGCCCGCAGCCGGCCCCGCATCGGCCGGCGCGATCTCGACCGGCACGATCGTGCCCGCATCCGTTGCGACGCCGACGACAGCGGCCGAGACGGGTGCGCCATGA
- a CDS encoding metallopeptidase family protein encodes MLTLSHDDFERLVIDELDLLPDDMVDGLDNVIFVVEDRPEDGSLDTLGLYDGVALTERGQYGFGEMPDRIIIFREPLLAIVADLDELRDEVHVTLVHEIAHFYGIDDDRLHDLGWA; translated from the coding sequence ATGCTCACGCTCAGCCACGACGACTTCGAACGTCTCGTCATCGACGAACTCGACCTGCTCCCCGACGACATGGTCGACGGCCTCGACAACGTCATTTTCGTGGTGGAGGACCGTCCTGAGGACGGAAGCCTGGACACCCTCGGCCTGTACGACGGCGTCGCCCTGACCGAACGCGGCCAGTACGGTTTCGGCGAGATGCCCGACCGCATCATCATCTTCCGCGAACCTCTCCTGGCGATCGTGGCCGATCTCGACGAGCTCCGGGACGAGGTGCACGTGACCCTGGTGCACGAGATCGCGCATTTCTACGGGATCGACGACGACAGGCTGCACGACCTGGGCTGGGCCTGA
- a CDS encoding SCO4848 family membrane protein yields MLTTLAVLLLLNAVWNVVVWPRFYKRVSQDDRARDASGKPTPFLIVHAVLVGVSLLLAAVSAVVAVIALVNG; encoded by the coding sequence ATGCTTACAACACTCGCCGTCCTGCTGCTCCTCAACGCCGTGTGGAACGTGGTGGTCTGGCCGCGTTTCTACAAGCGGGTCAGCCAAGACGACCGCGCCCGGGATGCGTCGGGCAAGCCGACGCCCTTCCTCATCGTGCACGCCGTGCTGGTGGGCGTCTCCCTGCTTCTCGCCGCCGTGTCGGCCGTCGTGGCCGTCATCGCGCTGGTCAACGGTTAG
- a CDS encoding D-alanyl-D-alanine carboxypeptidase family protein, translating into MSRFRPGRVIGVSVGTLVILMIGVYGPATLLGPLPTAAVTLTEPAAPVAASTPVLPVAGTSGILALTPVSEAAADDDADESTAPDTAALGAAPIATGGGAEALPMASAAKIITALVVLDAKPLAAGEAGPAYSLVTADYQDYLDYTAEDARTVIVFPGESWTEREMLQAMILGSSNNHADTLARWAFGSVDAYLAAANEWLAANGMDDTTVVDANGLADGSAGTGADLARIAALAATNPVIADIIAKPASALVGQRGVNNTTAYLPDEGITGISRSYTDAGGVCFLFTAAVTVETETFTFAGAFLGEPDYDTLTADLTALMTSARAGVTQLPVLTQGDVYATLTTAWGDTADAVVGTPKTRFGWQAASPGEVVVDLDAVATGRAGNAVGRVTVDAFGESVSSNLKLESSLTDPGPGWRLMHPVPLITALIEAQ; encoded by the coding sequence ATGAGCAGATTTCGTCCCGGCCGTGTGATCGGTGTTTCGGTGGGAACGCTCGTGATCCTGATGATCGGAGTCTACGGACCCGCCACCCTGCTGGGCCCGCTGCCCACCGCCGCTGTGACGCTCACCGAGCCGGCCGCTCCGGTCGCGGCATCCACCCCGGTACTTCCGGTCGCCGGGACGAGCGGGATCCTGGCCCTCACCCCGGTCTCGGAAGCCGCCGCGGACGACGACGCCGACGAGTCAACCGCCCCCGACACCGCTGCGCTGGGCGCAGCCCCGATCGCGACCGGCGGCGGCGCTGAAGCCCTTCCGATGGCGTCCGCCGCCAAGATCATCACCGCGCTCGTGGTGCTCGACGCCAAGCCCCTCGCGGCGGGCGAGGCCGGCCCGGCCTACTCGCTCGTCACCGCGGACTACCAGGATTACCTCGACTACACGGCCGAGGATGCCCGGACCGTCATCGTGTTTCCCGGTGAGAGCTGGACCGAACGCGAAATGCTGCAGGCCATGATCCTCGGCTCCAGCAACAACCATGCAGACACCCTCGCCCGCTGGGCCTTCGGTTCCGTCGACGCGTATCTCGCCGCCGCGAACGAGTGGCTGGCCGCCAACGGGATGGACGACACCACCGTCGTCGATGCGAACGGCCTGGCCGACGGGAGCGCCGGCACGGGCGCCGATCTGGCCCGTATTGCAGCTCTCGCCGCGACCAACCCGGTCATCGCGGACATCATCGCCAAGCCTGCCTCGGCGCTGGTCGGCCAACGTGGGGTCAACAACACCACCGCCTACCTTCCCGACGAGGGCATCACCGGCATCTCACGCAGCTACACGGATGCCGGCGGCGTCTGCTTCCTCTTCACCGCGGCCGTGACCGTCGAGACGGAGACCTTCACCTTCGCGGGCGCGTTCCTCGGCGAACCCGATTACGACACTCTCACCGCCGATCTGACGGCCCTGATGACCTCGGCCCGCGCGGGGGTCACGCAGCTGCCGGTGCTGACGCAGGGGGACGTCTACGCCACCCTCACGACCGCGTGGGGCGATACGGCCGATGCCGTCGTCGGCACGCCAAAGACCCGCTTCGGCTGGCAGGCCGCCAGCCCGGGCGAGGTCGTCGTGGATCTGGACGCCGTGGCCACCGGACGTGCGGGGAACGCTGTCGGTCGGGTCACGGTCGACGCGTTCGGTGAGAGCGTGTCGTCGAACCTCAAGCTGGAGAGCAGCCTGACCGACCCCGGTCCGGGCTGGCGGCTGATGCACCCGGTTCCACTGATCACCGCGCTCATCGAAGCCCAGTAG
- a CDS encoding LLM class flavin-dependent oxidoreductase, with product MSGAIAVMQPRDLPAASFVPFARRAEELGFDEIWVVEDCFFRGGIAQAAVILAATSTIVVGIGILPAAARNPVFATLEVSTLAELFPGRVRVGVGHGMPGWMRQAGIWPASPLGMLAENLDVMRALLRGASVTESGRYTRADAVSLAGPPASVPPVLAGVRGPKSLGLAGAAADGVVLAEPVTPEYLGEAVAALDAGHIAESSAFGFPGIRPPAPASAERHVVAYNMAAVDEDPGRARDAARAALEWIGEPDWAPHIRVLPFAAEFTALRASSSSRGEFARALPDSWVDQLAVVGTPAAARRRIDELHAAGATSVVLIPAGDDPVNALESLSAVLSADPADA from the coding sequence ATGTCCGGTGCCATTGCCGTGATGCAACCACGCGACCTGCCCGCCGCGAGTTTCGTGCCCTTCGCCCGGCGCGCGGAGGAACTCGGTTTCGACGAGATCTGGGTCGTCGAGGATTGCTTCTTCCGCGGCGGAATCGCCCAGGCGGCGGTGATCCTCGCCGCCACCAGCACTATCGTCGTGGGCATCGGCATCCTGCCCGCCGCGGCTCGCAACCCCGTGTTCGCGACCCTGGAGGTCTCGACCCTCGCCGAACTCTTCCCCGGCCGGGTGCGCGTGGGCGTGGGTCACGGCATGCCCGGCTGGATGAGACAGGCCGGCATCTGGCCGGCGAGCCCCCTGGGCATGCTCGCCGAGAATCTCGACGTGATGCGCGCCCTCCTGCGTGGCGCGAGTGTAACCGAGTCCGGCCGGTACACCCGAGCGGATGCCGTGAGCCTGGCCGGGCCGCCGGCAAGCGTTCCGCCGGTCCTCGCGGGGGTGCGCGGCCCCAAGTCGCTCGGCCTGGCGGGCGCGGCCGCCGACGGAGTGGTGCTGGCCGAACCCGTCACCCCCGAATACCTCGGAGAGGCCGTGGCTGCCCTTGACGCCGGGCACATTGCCGAGTCGTCCGCTTTCGGCTTTCCCGGCATCCGCCCGCCGGCTCCGGCGTCGGCGGAACGGCACGTGGTCGCCTACAACATGGCCGCGGTCGACGAAGACCCCGGGCGGGCCAGGGATGCGGCGCGGGCGGCACTCGAGTGGATCGGGGAGCCGGACTGGGCTCCCCACATCCGGGTGCTTCCCTTTGCCGCCGAGTTCACGGCCCTGCGGGCGTCGAGCTCTAGCCGCGGCGAGTTCGCCCGTGCCCTGCCGGACTCCTGGGTCGACCAGCTGGCCGTCGTCGGCACCCCCGCGGCCGCGCGCCGCCGGATTGACGAGCTGCACGCGGCCGGGGCGACGAGTGTCGTCCTGATCCCGGCCGGCGACGACCCTGTGAATGCGCTGGAGTCGCTGTCCGCGGTCCTGTCCGCGGACCCGGCCGACGCCTAG
- a CDS encoding thioredoxin domain-containing protein, whose amino-acid sequence MELIFFSSAFCEPCVQTRAILTEVERLVPAATVRELDVARDNAEAEAAGIRNTPTIVVRNAAGDEVFRASGVPTLAQVLVATAKAL is encoded by the coding sequence ATGGAGCTGATCTTCTTCTCCTCGGCGTTCTGCGAGCCCTGCGTGCAGACCCGGGCGATTCTCACCGAGGTCGAACGGCTCGTCCCCGCCGCGACCGTGCGGGAGTTGGATGTGGCCAGGGACAACGCCGAAGCCGAGGCGGCCGGCATCCGCAACACCCCCACGATCGTCGTGCGGAATGCTGCCGGTGACGAGGTGTTCCGCGCGTCGGGAGTGCCCACGCTCGCGCAGGTGCTGGTCGCGACCGCGAAAGCGCTCTGA
- the dinB gene encoding DNA polymerase IV gives MSKQDGSDRQTTGIDVDDSTATMLHIDMDAFFASVELLDHPELAHLPVIVGHRSGRSVVTAANYVARKYGVNSAMPMAIALRRCPAAVVLEPHMSRYAEVSRQVMGIFSDMTPMVEPLSIDEAFLDVAGARLLHGSPAEIAQKIRARVFAETGLTCSVGAASTKFVAKLASGRAKPDGLLVIPADDTIGFLHPLPVGALWGVGATTEQALLALGLRHVRDIAHASRETLERAAGVAGAQKLHDLSWGIDHRSINLEREEKSIGHEVTFEHDVTDVARLRSELLRQSDAVAAKLRGNGLVARTVVLKLRYADFSTVTRSRTLADPTNVGRRIYEEVAASFDVLAARGIRVRLIGVRAEQLGTGDGSGLGLWDDDDDWREAELAVDTVTARFGRGIVRPASQLGGGSAPKRDVHPFGTPDAGPARRPDRHQS, from the coding sequence ATGAGCAAGCAGGACGGCAGTGACCGGCAGACCACCGGGATCGACGTCGACGACAGCACAGCCACCATGCTGCACATCGACATGGATGCGTTCTTCGCCTCCGTCGAGCTGCTCGACCACCCCGAGCTCGCACACCTGCCCGTCATCGTCGGCCACCGGTCCGGCCGCTCGGTGGTGACGGCGGCGAACTATGTGGCCCGCAAGTACGGCGTCAACTCGGCCATGCCCATGGCGATAGCCCTCCGCCGCTGCCCGGCGGCCGTGGTGCTCGAACCGCACATGAGCCGCTATGCGGAGGTGTCCCGTCAGGTGATGGGCATCTTCTCCGACATGACCCCGATGGTCGAGCCGCTCAGCATCGACGAGGCCTTCCTCGACGTCGCCGGCGCCCGGCTCCTGCACGGGTCGCCTGCCGAAATCGCACAGAAGATCCGCGCCCGGGTCTTCGCCGAGACCGGGCTGACCTGCTCGGTGGGAGCGGCGTCCACGAAGTTCGTGGCCAAACTGGCCTCCGGCCGGGCCAAGCCCGATGGCCTGCTGGTCATTCCCGCCGACGACACGATCGGGTTCCTGCATCCGTTGCCCGTCGGAGCGCTCTGGGGCGTCGGTGCCACCACCGAACAGGCGCTGCTCGCGCTCGGTCTCCGCCACGTGCGCGACATCGCCCACGCGTCCCGCGAGACGCTCGAACGCGCCGCGGGGGTGGCCGGAGCGCAGAAGCTGCACGACCTGTCCTGGGGCATCGACCACCGCTCGATCAACCTGGAGCGCGAGGAGAAGAGCATCGGGCACGAGGTGACCTTCGAACACGACGTAACGGATGTCGCGCGGTTGCGCAGCGAACTCCTGCGACAGTCTGACGCCGTGGCCGCGAAGCTCCGTGGCAACGGTCTCGTCGCCCGCACCGTGGTGCTCAAGCTACGCTACGCGGACTTCAGCACCGTGACCAGGTCCCGCACCCTCGCCGACCCCACCAACGTGGGCCGGCGCATCTACGAGGAGGTCGCCGCGAGCTTCGATGTGCTCGCCGCGCGCGGCATCCGGGTGCGCCTCATCGGGGTGCGCGCCGAGCAACTGGGCACCGGTGACGGGTCGGGGCTCGGCCTGTGGGACGACGACGACGATTGGCGGGAGGCCGAACTGGCTGTCGACACGGTGACGGCGCGCTTCGGCCGGGGCATCGTGCGGCCGGCCTCCCAGCTGGGCGGGGGCAGCGCGCCGAAGCGGGACGTGCACCCGTTCGGCACCCCGGATGCCGGACCCGCCCGCCGGCCGGACCGGCACCAGTCCTGA
- a CDS encoding ECF transporter S component, translating into MDIVVASVIGVASGVIFWAWGLAWSPLSALLAFTPGLEGLLAGGWLFAGVLGGLIIRKPGAAVYTEVVAAVVSMLIGTQWGFSTLIWGIIEGLGAEIVLALFLYANWRLGVALLAGAGAGVAVGLLDTTFTSYAALDVGYKAVYIVSAVVSGTVLAGLLSWLAVRGLARTGALSRFAAGREASRVGLPGQTLSGQNLPDQDGPGQSALRQTETPSQTTR; encoded by the coding sequence GTGGACATCGTCGTGGCCAGCGTCATCGGCGTCGCCAGCGGCGTCATCTTCTGGGCATGGGGACTGGCCTGGTCGCCGCTCAGCGCCCTGCTCGCCTTCACTCCCGGCCTGGAGGGACTGCTCGCCGGCGGCTGGCTGTTCGCCGGCGTTCTCGGCGGACTGATCATCCGCAAACCCGGAGCGGCCGTCTACACCGAGGTCGTCGCAGCGGTCGTCTCCATGCTGATCGGAACCCAGTGGGGATTCTCGACGCTGATCTGGGGCATCATCGAAGGGCTCGGGGCCGAGATCGTCCTCGCGCTCTTCCTCTACGCGAACTGGCGGCTGGGCGTGGCCCTGCTGGCCGGCGCCGGCGCCGGCGTGGCGGTCGGCCTGCTCGACACGACCTTCACGAGCTATGCCGCCCTCGACGTCGGCTACAAGGCCGTCTACATCGTGTCCGCCGTCGTGTCGGGCACCGTGCTCGCGGGCCTGCTGTCCTGGCTTGCCGTGCGGGGATTGGCCCGCACGGGCGCGCTCAGCCGGTTCGCAGCCGGTCGGGAGGCGAGCCGGGTCGGCCTACCGGGCCAGACCCTGTCGGGCCAGAACCTGCCGGACCAGGACGGGCCTGGCCAGAGCGCCCTGCGGCAGACCGAGACCCCGTCGCAGACCACGCGGTGA
- the nadE gene encoding ammonia-dependent NAD(+) synthetase, giving the protein MREHQARIIAELHVTPTIDPAAEIRRRVDFLKDYLLASGARGLILGISGGQDSSLAGRLCQLAVEELTVEGHTPRFVPVRLPYAVQRDEDDAQLALEFIGAASSLTFNIQRAVDGFEAEFADSTGAPMPDFDKGNVKARSRMIAQYAIAGAGGLLVVGTDHAAEAVTGFFTKYGDGGADLLPLTGLTKRQGRALLMELGAPEHLYLKAPTADLLDDNPGQTDEANLGMQYEHIDDFLEGKDVDADVAEAIERRYLSTEHKRQVPASLFDDWWK; this is encoded by the coding sequence ATGCGAGAACACCAGGCGCGAATCATCGCGGAACTGCACGTCACCCCGACTATCGACCCGGCCGCCGAGATCCGTCGACGGGTCGACTTCCTCAAGGATTACCTGTTGGCCAGCGGCGCTAGGGGGCTGATCCTCGGGATCAGCGGCGGCCAGGACTCGTCCCTGGCCGGGCGACTCTGCCAGCTCGCCGTCGAGGAGCTCACCGTGGAGGGGCACACCCCACGGTTCGTGCCCGTGCGACTGCCGTATGCGGTGCAGCGCGACGAGGACGACGCCCAGCTCGCCCTGGAGTTCATCGGCGCGGCGTCGTCCCTCACCTTCAATATCCAGCGCGCCGTCGATGGCTTCGAGGCCGAATTCGCCGACAGCACCGGCGCGCCCATGCCCGACTTCGACAAGGGCAACGTCAAGGCCCGTTCGCGGATGATCGCGCAATACGCCATCGCCGGAGCCGGCGGGCTGCTCGTGGTGGGAACCGACCACGCCGCCGAGGCCGTCACCGGGTTCTTCACCAAGTACGGTGACGGTGGCGCCGACCTGCTGCCGCTGACCGGCCTCACCAAGCGCCAGGGCCGGGCCCTGCTGATGGAGCTCGGCGCGCCCGAACACCTGTACCTCAAGGCGCCAACGGCCGACCTGCTCGACGACAACCCCGGCCAGACCGACGAGGCCAACCTCGGCATGCAGTACGAGCACATCGACGACTTCCTCGAGGGCAAGGACGTCGACGCCGACGTGGCCGAAGCAATCGAGCGGCGGTATCTCAGCACCGAGCACAAGCGCCAGGTTCCGGCATCCCTCTTCGACGACTGGTGGAAGTAG
- the orn gene encoding oligoribonuclease, which produces MTNSSDRLVWIDCEMTGLDINSDELVEIAVVVTDFDLNILDPGLDIVIKPDASALENMGDFVRNMHTSSGLIEEIPNGVSVAEAEYQVLEYVLRFVPEDQRAPLAGNSIGTDRAFLARYMPRLDKQLHYRNVDVSSIKELAHRWFPRAYFNAPAKDGGHRALADILESIRELAYYRQSVFVPDPGPTSAEAKSHAAAVVNIFAQNV; this is translated from the coding sequence ATGACAAACAGCAGTGACCGGTTGGTGTGGATCGACTGTGAAATGACCGGGCTCGACATCAATTCCGACGAACTCGTGGAGATTGCGGTGGTCGTCACCGACTTCGACCTCAACATCCTCGACCCCGGGCTCGACATCGTGATCAAGCCGGATGCCTCGGCCCTGGAGAACATGGGCGACTTCGTGCGCAACATGCACACCTCCTCCGGGCTCATCGAGGAGATCCCGAACGGTGTGAGCGTGGCCGAGGCCGAGTACCAGGTGCTCGAATACGTGCTGCGTTTCGTGCCAGAGGACCAGCGGGCTCCCCTCGCGGGGAACTCGATCGGCACCGACCGTGCCTTCCTGGCGCGGTACATGCCGCGCCTGGACAAGCAGCTGCACTACCGCAATGTGGATGTCTCCTCCATCAAGGAACTCGCCCACCGTTGGTTCCCGCGCGCGTACTTCAACGCACCCGCCAAGGACGGCGGCCACCGGGCCCTCGCCGACATCCTCGAGTCGATTCGTGAGCTCGCGTACTACCGCCAGAGCGTCTTTGTGCCCGACCCCGGACCCACGAGTGCCGAAGCAAAATCGCACGCAGCGGCCGTTGTGAACATCTTCGCCCAAAACGTGTAA
- a CDS encoding DUF3566 domain-containing protein yields MTDVAEKLARKAEHGTPTRQMRLTLAHIGVWSSTKLALVLSVCLNIVTVAMIFGVAQLLGDADVVRTLTSSYRELTSKTLDLSVILDGSTVAGFAAAVVVLNTVLVTGFGAIYAALFNLSVRATGGTLTGFRNP; encoded by the coding sequence GTGACTGACGTGGCCGAAAAGCTCGCCCGCAAGGCGGAGCACGGGACGCCGACTCGTCAGATGCGGCTGACCCTCGCCCATATCGGGGTGTGGTCAAGCACCAAACTCGCACTGGTGCTGTCGGTGTGCCTGAACATCGTGACCGTGGCGATGATTTTCGGCGTCGCCCAGCTGCTGGGCGACGCCGACGTCGTCAGGACCCTCACGTCTTCCTACCGGGAACTGACGAGCAAGACGCTCGACCTCAGCGTGATCCTCGACGGCAGCACCGTCGCGGGGTTCGCCGCCGCCGTCGTGGTTCTCAACACAGTGCTGGTGACGGGTTTCGGAGCCATCTACGCCGCGCTGTTCAACCTGAGCGTTCGGGCCACCGGCGGCACCCTGACCGGGTTCCGAAACCCGTAG